The Streptomyces sp. NBC_00459 DNA segment GGCCTGTCGCGAGTGTCACCACCCCGTCAGCAGCAGGTGGTTGAGGAGCAGGGCGAGTACGGCCTGTGCGGTGAGCCAGGCGCGTGGCCGGGTCAGGAGTGCGCACGCCGGGAGCAGCCACAGGGCGAAAGGCAGCCAGATGCGCTCCGTCTCCGCCTTGCTCATGCCGGAGAGGTCGGCGGTGAGCAGGGCGAGCAGCGCGGCGAACACCAGGAGGGCGAGCCTGGATTCGGGGGCGTCCACTGCTGTACGCAGACGCCTGCGGAAGCCCTCGCGCACCGCAGCCGCGCCGGCCCGCCGCAGGCCCGCGACCGTCGCCGGACCCACGACCAGAGCCGTGCACGCGAGGTTGGCCCACACCCAGTAGCCGTACGGCCGGACGCCGCCGGCTCCTTGGTAGTAGCGGGTGACGAGCAGGTGATAGGCCTCCCACCAGTCGAAGCCCGCGAAGGTGAAGGCGGCCGGGACGACCACGAGTCCGGCGAGGAGGTACGGGAGCGGACGCAGCCGTCGGGAGCCGAGCAGCAGGGCGGCGCCGGCGATCACCGCGAACAGTGTCAGTCCGTACGAGAGATACGCGGTGAGGCCGAAGAGGAGTCCGGAGGCGAGGCCCGTCGCTCCTGGCCGGTGTCCGGTGACCGCGAGGGCGAGGAAGGCGACGGCCCAGGCGGCGACCGCCGCGAAGTACCCGTCCGCGGAGGTGCCCATCCACACGGCCGCCGGAGCCAGGACCAGGAAAGGTGCGGCACGGCGGGCGAGCGCCTCCCCGCACAGCGCGCGCACGGTGACGAGCACCGCCACCGCCGCTGTCGCCCCGGCGATGATGCACCAGACGCCCGCCCAGGCCCCGCCGCCCAGCCCGATCCGGTCGAGGAGGACGAACGTGAGGGTGGCCCCGGGCGGATGCCCGGCGACATGCGCGGGCCACGCGTCGGGTGAGTGGATCAGGATGTGGCGGGTGAAGTCCCGCAGGGCGGCGGGGATGTCGTCGAAGCGGTTGACGGGTTCGATGACCTGGAGGTACTCGTACCTGGTCGTCAGCCGCCGGGCGATGCCGCGCTGCCATCCGTCGATCAGGGCGAGCGAGAACGTCCATGCCATGGCGGTTCCGCATGTGGTGACCAGCAGCGCGCGCCAGGGCAGCCGGGCGGCGAGGAGCGGCCCGTACGCGACGACGGCTACGGCCACGACGATCGCGGCGGGGGTGCCGGGGCCGACATGCGGCTCCCAATGGCCGTACAGGGGAGGCCGGCTCACACGAAGGGTTCCGTAGCGGTCCTGGACGGCGGTACCGATCACAGCGGCCGTCGTGACGAGCAGCGCTGCGGCCAGGGCCGCGGACAGGTCGCGGAGATGATCACGGTTCACACCGGCACGCTAGGCCGCGGTCGGCCGGACAGGGCTCCGGCAGGCCATGACGTCAGCGTTTCGTCATGAGTCGCATGCCCTGTTCCCCGCGTGTCCCGGCCTACGGTCGGAACATGCGCGCCCTTCTCCTCCCCACCTCCCCCGGTTTCTGGCGCAGTCCGCTGCGCGGCCCCTGGTTCACCTCCGTGCTCGGCGTTGTGCTGCTCGGCGGGATCACGGTGCTCTTCGTGACGGGCCTGGTGTCGTACGCGGCCTACAACCCGGGCCTGTCGACGGTGAACGACAAGACCCCGGACAAGGGCCTGCTCGGCTTCTACCTCTTCGCCTGGCCGACCGACCCGCCCTGGCTCTACCGACTCACCCAGGGCGTCCACGTCACCCTCGGCATCGCGCTGATCCCCGTACTGCTGGCGAAGCTGTGGTCGGTCCTGCCTCGGCTGTTCACCCTGCCGCCCGTGCGGTCTTTCGCGCACGCGCTGGAAAGGATCTCGCTGCTTCTGCTGGTCGGGGGCGCGCTGTTCGAGTTCACCACAGGCATGCTGAACGTCCAGTTGGACTACCTCTTCCCCGGTTCCTTCTATCCGCTGCACTTCTACGGGGCCTGGGTGTTCTTCGCGGCGTTCGTGACGCACGCGGTGCTGCGTGTACCGGCGGCGCTGCGCAATCTGCGCCACCTTCGCGACAAGGAGAACGACCTCGTCCCGCCGGACCCCGCCCCGCCAACCTTCTCCCGCCGGGGTGCCCTCGGATTCGTGGGCGGCGGTTCCCTGCTCCTGCTGGTCACGACGGCCGGCCGGAACTTCGACGGGCCACTGCGGGAAACGGCTCTGCTCGCGCCGCACGGCGGCCCCGAACCAGGGTCGGGGCCCGGCGGCTTCCAGATCAACAAGACGGCCGCGTCTCGTGGGATCAGCATGACGGAGACCAGTGACGAGGCGTGGCGGCTGGTCGTCGAAGGGCAAGGACGGACGGTCCGGCTGAGCCGGGCGGAACTGCTGCAACTCCCGCTGTACAGCGCCGCGTTGCCCATCGCCTGCGTGGAGGGCTGGTCGACCTCCGACCAGTCGTGGCGAGGCGTACGCCTACGGGATCTGGCGGCGCTCGTCGGGTACGGGAGCGATGCGCCGCCCGACGTACTGGTGGAGTCGCTCCAGCGGCACGGGGCGTTCCGCCGGGCCGCCCTGCGCGACAACCAGGTGCGCGACCCGCGTGCCCTGCTGGCTCTCTTCGTCAACGGCGCGCCCTTGACCCGGGACCACGGCTACCCGGCGCGGGTCATCGTGCCCGCTGCTCCCGGGGTGCTCAACACCAAGTGGGTGGCGCGGATGACGTTCGGGGACCTGTGATGCGACGACCTGCGATGCCACGGCTTCCGGTGCGCCGGTGCCTGGGGAGCCCGTTCCAACTCCTCCTGCTCGCCTGTTCGTTCGCGCTGGCCGGGTATGCGGGGGTGCGGCTGTTCGCGGACGACTGGTTCTCGGTCGCGCTGTGGTTCGTGGGCGCGGCGCTGATGCACGACCTGGTGTTGCTACCGCTGTACGCGGGCGCGGACCGGGTCGTCACACGGGCGCTGGGCGTGTTCGGCCGCCGGGACCGAGCTGTCTTCGTGCGCGTCCCGGCGGCGTTCTCCGGCCTTCTGCTGCTGATCTGGTTTCCGCTGATCAGCGGGCGGGTGGCGGACCGCTACCGGTCGGCCACCACCCTGTCCGGCGATGTGTTCCTGTCCCGCTGGCTGCTGATCACGGCGGTGCTGTTCGGCGGCTCGGCGGTGGTGCTCCTGCTGCGGTCGGCGTGGTTGCGCAAGGCCACGAAGGAGCGGCCACCGGTCGTCCACTGACCCCCCGGGCGCCAGCCCGCGTTCGTCGCGAGCCGGAGCAGG contains these protein-coding regions:
- a CDS encoding molybdopterin-dependent oxidoreductase; translated protein: MRALLLPTSPGFWRSPLRGPWFTSVLGVVLLGGITVLFVTGLVSYAAYNPGLSTVNDKTPDKGLLGFYLFAWPTDPPWLYRLTQGVHVTLGIALIPVLLAKLWSVLPRLFTLPPVRSFAHALERISLLLLVGGALFEFTTGMLNVQLDYLFPGSFYPLHFYGAWVFFAAFVTHAVLRVPAALRNLRHLRDKENDLVPPDPAPPTFSRRGALGFVGGGSLLLLVTTAGRNFDGPLRETALLAPHGGPEPGSGPGGFQINKTAASRGISMTETSDEAWRLVVEGQGRTVRLSRAELLQLPLYSAALPIACVEGWSTSDQSWRGVRLRDLAALVGYGSDAPPDVLVESLQRHGAFRRAALRDNQVRDPRALLALFVNGAPLTRDHGYPARVIVPAAPGVLNTKWVARMTFGDL